The genomic stretch agGTGTTATGAAAGCAAGAAATCACAATTTTGCATAGGATTTTTAGAATCAAGAATAGGATACCAGACTCTGAGTTAAACGGGAGTTTCActataaatgaaattacaaaaacgaGTTCAAGAAAAAACCTGACATGATAgagtttttttgaatattttataaaaataatataaatgaaaataaaaatctataagAAACAGTGGAAAAAAcctttgcagttttttgttgCAGATCCGTGTAATTAAGTTTTTCAGCTTACActgttcgaaatttaaaaattgttcgtaACTTCTAAAATGCTTTTCCAGCAGCTGACCAATTCCTATCGCAGGtattataagtatacatatatacacatttatttatatattgacgcattgagaattatttattcattcattcggcCACGCAGATGTTTTCAGGCGATCCCCATGTAAGACTTATCGAAGGAACGAAGAGCTCCATAAATTCGAATATATTTGCAAACTTTACGTGTTCCGCGAATCCAGTATTTATTCATACaacttgaagagaaaaatgtgaagaatATATACAGCGTATATACAATGGCAACGAGAAGATAAacataaaacaaacaaattctgTTGATTTTGATCTTACCAAAACATCAATCGAAAATGTGTGCTAAATTAGGCGTAATATTGTTGCAGAATCAGTTCAGCGATGAAGTTCGCTAATTAACGGATCTTACAACCGTGGTTGATTCAGCAATTGGTAATCAACGATGAGGAACTGGAAgataattcgaaaataaacgaatagataaacgaataataacaaaattccgCGGTTACTGAACTCTGAAAAGTATCTCTTTCATCGTGACTAATTTATGTGAACTGCGGTCAGCGGTTGTTATATGCGACGTATCTAACTTTCGGAAATTCGAATTAGAGGGATCTCAAGGGGTTCGTAGGATTCGTAGATATATACCATTAATAACGATAAACGAATCCCAAGAGTCAAAGGCGCTCTTTGTAGGCATGGAAAGTAGAACCGATTTTATCGCGCGTTTCAACCCCGGGCAAAGTTCAAATACACTTCATGTTGACACGTTATTATAAACAGATATTTTACCTACGAAGTCACTCGATTCTAATGAATTACGCCCCTGGTAATATGATGTTATACGTATGATATAATCTGTTACATCACCGAGGAGAAATGTTTCGCTGTAGACAGTTATCTCGGTGTCAATggaatgttttgtttttatttagaaGGCTTGATAAATTAATACTTTGACcaaagaaattatttgtttaattatacGTAGTATGAAGaagcaaagaatttttttcaattcaaaacagTTTCATTCGATCTTATGCAATACTTctgtacaattttcaatttctaaagaaatgcatttGTAGAGATGCCATTCAATATAtttagaataatattttattttacaagttaCAAAATCGAAGGCaggaataattcattcaatttaaatCGAGTCAGGCTGTTCCAATTCGAACAAACATCAATGGAGGTTAATTGGCCAAAATTCGAtgctttttattaatttcattaccAGTTGGTCACACGTTGAGTAAAAGATCTCTTCAGatttggataaataaataattccggACTTATCAATAAAAGCTTAGGTATCGAtgctttatttcaaatcacaTCTCAAGTTATTGAAAATCTGATAGATTACTTCGATTTCACCCTATAAGATtgatcattttattcaaaatactaCTTTTCACAAAGTCTCTTGAAGCAGATTTCCGATTTCTTTTACAGTATAAGTCAATCAGcaaaaatttggtaaatacGAAACGAAGTATTctcttaaaataaaattaagaaaaattatcgtcaTGGACCAACCAGCCTCCATAACTCATAGAAATTCAGTAAACAACATTTCACACCCAGTGTTAAATTGAAGGCACGATAAACGCAGCAGAGATACGTAAAACTGAATTTCTTAATAATCACACGTCCGATCAGATGCCGTAAATGGATTCAACTGTCAAAACCTTTTAATTAAATCGTTTAAAGTCACAGCTCGACCGAAGCGGATCAAGGTTGCAACTTCGCACCGATTGCGGAGGATCAGAATCCAGAATGAAGAAAGTCCTCAAGCACCGTAGAGGTACGATTGAAtctcatgaatttttcacgCAGTTATTCTCgcaaattatcatttttaaacgaGTCGTCGGTTTCGTCAATGGGACAGACGTATTGCCGTATTATTAGATTAGAATACTCATAATACAGTAAAGTAAACTGATGATTACGGTATTATTAAcgcgttttattattttttatttatttttttttttttattcgtttcttcttaCGTTTTACGGTCAAGATCTCGCCTAGTGATTAACGGCATGCCAATCTCGCCTGTAACTGCCATCTGCACGCACATTGCGCAATACCTGTACCATTTAGTTTCGTACAACTATGTCGTGCAGGTATATCTCGTTACAACCTTGACAGATATACGATCACTGTGTAATTTACAAGCTCTTCAAGCGAACTGAAGTTTAAGTTCACTTCGGTGTCAAGTAATTAGATCCTTCTCTCGAGAAATGCAGAACAGGAGTTTGGATGTCTCCGGTTtcttattattcaaaatttcagaagaCTGTAGAAAGTGTGATATAATGCAAAGAGACTTTTGGAAAAcactataatatataattatttactgGAGttaaattgcatgaaaaaaaaggaaattacaAAATCTCAACTTGACCAAGGATTGACTTTCTAATatgtgatttatttattaaaaaattgtatcataaatataatatttaattaccAAAGACAACCCGTGTAGCCCCAGTACCATCTTCCAAGGATTGCAGATACGGTTGGAAACGGAGTACCGATAATTGATACGCAGAAGTCGCCGATCTACAATGACAAATATTCAACTTGTACATACAGTGTAAGAGCTCACTTTACACCCCAGTGCTGCGAATTTATGGCCTCTTTTGGGACGAtgccacgttttttttttttcatataaagaCGTAATTATTTCGAAGAATTCTTAGGCTGTGGTTCTCGTGCTTGCACATCTCgcgattataatattataatatttcaatcgtGAAGTTGATTGATAAGTTTTAGACAATTTTTCTTATCCGTCtcaatcttttttcaaaacaaatatCTCCACCGATACCACATACTTGTGTTTTTCTCGGATATTTCCATAGGAAGAGAGAGCCAAACTtgttattcaataaatttcttccCTCTCCAACCGCGTTATCATTATCGTATATCGGTTATCGAGCAACAGGTAGCACGTGTGCAAcagccagagaaatcgatgaagTCATCTGCAGCCTGCAAGCACAACGTAAAATGCCACGTGTATGCGGTCccggtttgaatttttggcaaaattcCTGTCTAAAGAGGCTCCAGGTTCGCCAAAAGTCGACCCGTTTTATTAGTTTTATCACTAGATAGTCGTAGGTTATTAGTTGTGTTCATCAAATTCCTATATTCGTAATTATGGTCTATTTGATAATCGTTCTTATATTATCTACCAGTTTTGtcaaaaatcttttatctctcttgCGCTGGCATGTTCGTGTGTAGCTCTGTCTCTCTCCTAGGGAGTCTTACCACTGTCAGCTAATTTTGGAACGCACCCTACattatatggggcattccacgccaatttgACCTCGGTTGTAGCCTTGAGCTCTCAGATTTGGCCTGCAATGTTTTAGATGATTATTTGCACTTTGAAAGGTActctagttttctttttttttttttttttttgtttcgactcaatttgaattttctacaatttttagaaacgattttattgacctaccaaaatttttttgaaaaattctaaaaaatcctGTTTcggatatcaaaattttcgagattGGATCTGGAGTGGGCTGATTTTCCCTTCTTACTGTTCTCAAACTTTCAcggaaaaaaacttaaaaaaaattagaaacgaaAGTCATTTTACTATGGATagttgctgaaacattttcatatttttcggtACCattttaggatttttttttttcctaaaaatcCAATGTCTGATGCAGGATTTTTCAGAACTTcggtcaaatttttaattttggttGGTCGATGAGATCGTTTCTAAAAATCGTTAGATAATTCACATtgagtcaaaaaaaaaaaaaaaaagaaaaaccgtgTACATTTCAAAGTGAGATTAATCATATCAAAAAATCGCACGCCAAATCCGAAAGGTCACAGGTAAAATCCAGGTcaaattggcgtggaatgccccatatacacTGGGTGTTTTCCGTGATGCGCCCCATAGGGACCCTTAATTGTAGGTAAATCGGGATACAAATGTATTCTGAGAAGGTCCGAGTTTCGGCGGGGCTgatttgcctataattaggagTCCATACGGGGCACATCACGCAAATAATCCAGTGTATCGATAttcgtttcaaataatttcaaaattgttacaaATTGTGGTGATTTATTCGATTTTACTCTACAGTGGGTTACTTTATTCGAAAGACTATTTTCGACAAATTCCCTGAAACAGTTTATTTCCAAGACGTCAGCATCGTTAAATATCCAATTTTACCACCAATTGCGTGGATATCGATTATGATCGGCTAATAGCGAATTAAATTGACCaccgaaagaagaaaatgtatGTCAGTTACTGTGGAAAATTGTTTCCTAAATGAAATGTGTTATTCTAgagtggaatgaaaaaaattggttaataataatttcgacgTATCGATATCCAAGCTTTCCTCTATAATTATAggattttatacttttgtaTTTCTAAGGAGATCCCCATACCTCACGAATATAATATCTAATTTGACAAATACTCAACGCACGACTATCCCGTGGTAAAATCAAcgaaagtataaattttcccTCGGTATTGCGGCAACGTTTTTTCACCAAGGATAAGCGTATACCCATCCATAAACATTAATTACCGACGGTTTATTTTACGCACAGTGCTTAACATACAGTCAGAGGTAAAATTTCTGCAGACAGTAATTAGCACGACGCGTCATCGCTgggtgtttttaaaatttcacaaaagttTTATAGCCCTCGCAATACGCGGTAAATCAATTAACAGTGTGCATTTAATTGCGTAAAATTTGCCAAATTGCCTCGAGTACAGACTaacgataacaataaaaataaaagcaataaAAACCACGTTTATTTTGCCACTCACCACCAAATTCAGCAATACCACATTGACCGGCGTTAACAAAGTTTGCCTATCTCGCAGCATGATGAATATCACAGTCATATTCAAAAGTGCACCGAGAACACCGATCGCTATTAAAACAGCTGCGGTACCCAGATACGCCGTTTTTCCCACATCTTCCACCTCCTGCTCCTCAATCCCGTTGCTCGCATTCAAAGCTTCGAGGGACATTCTTGGTTATTACACACAGGTTTATACGGCACTCGACGGAACAAGACGTCTCGAACTCTGGTTAACTTGGTACAAAATTTGCATTGTTCGCCATACAACAATTCCGACCAAGTTTTGAAGCCGTATCGTTATCATTTCGACTCGAATAATTTATCTTCCTTTTTCCGTTTCAAATGTTTATATATGTGCTATTGCAATTTCATTGAGGGGGAGAAAATGTCCAGAGTCGAAAGTATTCGGCTATATTGAATTACAATGTTACTTGTAAAACTTCCCGCCGACTTTCAGACCGACGCTTCTGCATCAATCTCGTAATCGAACGGATCGAAATTAATTAGGCGTTCCAATTCAATTCTGCgctcttcattttctttcatgaAACACACCTTTTCATTTCGTTGATTGAATAATCACCGTCAGTCCTTGCGCGATCGAATCGAATTTTTAAGCAATTATTTTCCGACAATAGTGAATCCATTCTTCCCTTTTTTGTATCAGTCTGGTTAGCGATCTTTTTAAAGACCtctagaattttttaacaaattattatattcacacGAGGGTTGCatgtttcttgattttttaaaaaaagacaaagttCATCAAACTAATGaccgaattaatttgttgaGAGTTTATACCTGAGGTAAGAAAGTCCTTATTGGCCAACACGCGCTGATACTCAACAcgtgataaaattcaaattatcctTATATATCACCTCCAGCGCGCACAAATTTCCAATCGTTGTTCTCTAATGAAGTTCGTTTCCCACGAACACGTATAAAGACGTGTGAACAATGCATTAAATACATTGCAATTGCCAAGGTTGGATATTAAGTATTTGTCTTACGGTTAGTCGAATAGTTGTCAGTTATTGTGTAGGCAGACAAAAAATGTTCGGCTTCTAATTATACTTTCAGAACGTAAACAGgtaatatacttataataagGTCCGTAAACTAGTTACATGTGTTCTTAAGCTTCGTTGGtaggaatttgaaaacaacGTTTGTTATTCTCAAATTTACGTAGATAATAGTGAACGATAAAATTGTctgtatatttattcataatttttccatcGCGGTTATTTATTCGTGATTCGAAACATTATTTTTCCCTTAACTCATCGGACGCttgcatataatttttcaccgcaAATTATTATCGCAAATCACGCCTGAGCACGTGCGTTCGAACGGCACGTGCGGGTCTCAAAAAGGAGACAAACTGGCAGCACGCTTAGAATTACATCCCTTATATATCGAGATTTCGCCCGCGTCCAACCCTCCGCGCTATCCGCAACCCCCGTTTGAAAGATCCATCTGCGCAAAGTCTGCAGCCTGACTGGCACGCGCCGCCCGCGTCTCTCCGATATTACGTTTTAAAACTCGCGatattctaacaataagtcctGTACAGCATGGGTAAATCGTTGGCGGTGAGTATTACGTCGGTCAAAAATCACCCCTCAAACGACGGCTTAGAGCCAAGGACCGACCGTAATTAGTGCAATTATTAACGACGTTGCATACGTCTTTGACAATGTATAGTCGAGAGTTTTATGAAGCAGTAAATATTTGACAAAGTTTAATAATACAAGGGGCGATGCTTGTACTTAAAACCTGCTTCTTCATTGCCGCGGCTTATTAAACGTGGGATATTAATTTTGTGGTACTTATCTCACGGAGAAGATAACAGtcatagaagaagaagaataagaagaagaagatgaaaaaccaCGTTATTAACTCTTTGAATAGTGTTACACGCGTATATAGCTCTTCATACATTTCAAAAagcagtaaattttttttgcagagaTCAACGTGGCATTACGGACATCTATAATCACAgagttgtaaaattaaaagcaaaagcaggtgcaaaaattttgcagtGGGATTGCTTTGTTCCTATATTTgttcatatatgtatgatcCTTGTCTAAACATTCGTGGAGTAAATCTTCTGCCCGGAAAATACGCGCGCTTCACCGCCATACGCAACTGTTACATAACAATTCGCATTCCATCGCGTACGTAATGAGATAAACATTTAGAAACCTGAAAGTCCGGTAAGCGGTCCATGGAAAGAAAGGGAGAGAGTTGATTTGAGCCGCGTAGCGTCCACACTGTATACACTGTGATGTCTTTCTGTTCCGGTAAAAGTGAAATCTCCTGATGCCGTTTTGCTTTTTCCTGCCACCGTTGCgtctttataatatataatctcTGTAATATATTGGAACAGTATGCGTATAGTCAGTAACTCGTATCAAGTTCTCGCCTTTTTTCACGTATAAACAACAGCATCAATGCTGATTCGCCTGTGGTTAGGCAGCTTACGTTACTTCacgattttttaactttagTACTCGACGTCGAGAGTAACACTGGTTGCTTGTGCACAGGcggatttattttttgactCATGTCGACTTTTCATTCTTGATCAAAAAACCTGGTgtgcaacattttttctttgatatttcCTGATTCGATTGTTATAGAAAGTAATTCTCGTTCTCATTATTTCCATATTCACACATAGTATTAGTGAAAAGAAGACGTTCGCAGAAAAATATGCGTCACTGCTGGTATCGATGTTCTGTGGTGAAAGTATAACTTTTGTAGCTCATAAATTTACTGGCCACACTAGATCAGCGAGAGCAAGTTCGATAGTTTGATTCGCAACTCgaacgaataaaattatattcaaacaCTGCTAAGGCTGATTGATTATTCTCTTGATTTAGCCCACGGAATACATACCGTGTATTACATAACTGTACGGAATGTTTTTAGATAAGTTCATCTTGTGTTATCCaattaaaaggaaaaatcgaaacaagcggcgttgaaaaaataatacaaaatcgGGGATCACAGTTACATAAAACAAACGAGTTTTACATCTGTCCCAAGGTTTATCCTTCTGCAACGATAACAAACATTGTGGACGATTTATCACGTTGTAcaaaagtatttattttttaccggGTAAAAGCTTTCGACTAACCAACAAAGCtttattcaatataaaaaaatgctgCAGATGTATAAACAAAGAATGTATTTTCGCAGCAATTTATACACACTTCGTGAtagctttttcaaaattacacatcatttcttaattaaatttaataatattcatcACACGTTTCACATGTCTTCGGTATCGCTATCGGAATCTTCGTCCATTGCTTGCCGTGCTTTTGTTTCAGCCTCTGCCTTTATCTCGAATGGCACACGTTCGTGCCTACCGTTCGTGTGATTTCCAACCCAACTCATTTCCAACTCAAAttgtttgtctttcaattCGTCATGCAGCAAATAAATTATCCTCGCTGCTTCTCTGATCAAATCTTTACAGGACATATCGGCAAGTTTCAATTTCTCTATCTCAGTTTTGGCCGACTGTTTTGCTTTACctgcgaaaaaaattgtaaagaaaaattactgcCATTTCAACCTTGCAAATCATCTTATAATCAGTGATAGTAATCTTTATCAAAATACTAGCCAATTTTAataagtaaatgaaatttctacaaTATTTTGACATTAGTTGAGTTTGAAATTCCCGAATTCAGATAGAATTGTATTGTTTTAACTCCAATAAGTTCATACTACTGATGTAAAGTAGTGTATTGGTGTCATACCTATTAATATAAATCAaggaataaaggaaaaaatcttttagcttggtgaataataaacaaactagcaaattatatacactttcaaattcattcgCAAGATGCAAAAGCAGCGATACATTCCGTCTGCTGATACGAATGGTGCCAAAATCAATTCTTACCAATAGCACATCCGTAATAGCCGTAAGAAACGCCGGATGGATCGATCATGTACATTGCTGGGCCATCAGCTTCGTATGCTCCGATGATAACCGAACAGCCGTAGGGCCGTACAGCTGAGTATAAGGTGTAAGCGTGCATGTACATTGACACGCgatcattcaaatatttcagagGTATTCCTAGGCCGTACTGAGCACGGTAGCTGGCTGCCTCCGTGCGCGCAGTTTCAGCGATTTGTCGTGCATCGGAAGACAGGCCAGAAACTGCCATCCCAACATGATTATCTATATTGAATAGACGCTTGTTAGCACCAGGTTCGTAAAGCTTAGAAGTGACCAGCTTTTCAACAGCAAATACGACCCCATCCTTGCCACGAAGGCCAATGACggtgctgaaaaaaaattcgttgaagTGCTTATcttcattcattaattttctttttaatttctacAGATATATTTGATATGATGAATTACGTTTAtcatgataaaatttcaacatacCCACTATTTTCTACCGCTTTTTGTGCGTATTCCACTTGAAATACTCGACCATCAGGAGAAAATTGTGACGCCGAGAGATCGTACTGTGAATTTTAAGGTTAGAATTATCGTAATTGGATGGTTAAATACCGGGAAAGAACGTAGATATTTAATAGATTCTTAACAGTTTTACGTACCCCTGTTCCTATAGAACTCATCCTTGTTacggaatattaaaaaattattatttctgcacaattaattgtattatttatttacacgcGACGCGGCGTGAATAGGCAGAAATCAGAATTCAATTGTCAGAAGCAAAACCTCGACTACTCATCCATGGGTCATGAAAAGTTGGCAAGCAGCTGCGTTGATAATGTGGGAATTCGATATTAGCTCCCAGTACTGTCAaccatttttcatctcttttgtACTACCGCGTTCGTGAGTGGCTCTGtttctgtcctagggagtttttagcgctaccaactaatttcggaacgcacttTTTATGCCCTATATGGTATAGCGGCAATCCGCTAGGGGCTTCATCGCCTACAAGGCTGATGTAAACAATAATGGCGTCTAGCTCGGGAATACCCGGGTCACCTGGATTGTTGACTAAGCGATCCACCACCACTAACCGATCATCCATGGCTGTTTTTATGCTTTATAATGTCGTTAAATGATTGTAGgacacatgaaaaattaacaGACGTCTTGCGCCAGCAAAATTTGAACGGCTCGATATGAAGTATAGAAAATATGAAGAGATTTGGCGATTATGAACTTCGCAACGGATCTTACAAGTGATTCTGAGCTCGTGATTAAAAATTCCTGCCGGGAACTGTTTGCTTGGCAGATTGCCGGCATGATgatatctatttttttcagatagtcACACTAAATGACTACTCAAATCTTGCAGTTCAGATTTtttggaacattattactcttACAATCAAAGATATAtactgagtaaaaaaaattctcccatGTATGTACTTCCATAAGGAACTTCCGACAGAAGCTAAACTTCTAAATTTATATGAGTGGTATACCCTGACTTCAAATAACTTAAGAAATGGCTCTTTTCTGAACAATGAAGttaagagaatgaaaaagagagggagagattGAGACAAAGAAGGATATGAAGAATGACCAATTTTCGATTATTCTATGAAATATAACCCTTAACCCTGAAATCCGGGTCATTTTTGTTCGATGAATTGTTCGATGCGAATCACGCAGTCTGCTTTGTTTTCGCACTGATATCTATCTGTGACACGACCATGTGAATCGTGGTGTGAGGTGAGCGTGCATGTGtggaattattgtttttacttAGCAGCGCGGTCTCAAACGGACCTTAGAAGTCAAAATGAGTTGCAGATTACGTGGCAATTTACGTGAGAATTCACCTTAGAAAATTAGTAGACGAAATTGGTTTCAACACTGGAATATCTTACTATTAGGCGTCGTTTATAATCGacccttttgttttttttttttcatgacggCAGTTTGCAGCATTTTAGATTTTCCAGACGAAATTTTAGTGAATGTTATGTTAAGCTCAAATCTCCGAAAGAGGTTGCCTCTGGATGATTCCTACAGGAGTATGATGAAAAGGCGTTGGGGTGAATAAAATGTGcatgtaattttttctacaggatatttttccttccattagttatatatttatttgcatACCTGAATCGTTCCTCATCACTCATTCACTTCAAAATATGATTCACAGTTACagtgttacaaaattttctaaattttccatGCATTTTATGCGTGATATGTTATCACAATTGGAAATTACTCAGCTCAACAAAGTGAATTGCTGCGTATTTCTTTACAGCTATATTGAAACACAATATTATACTGCCAAACTGGAGCACAGAAGCAATTGGATGCAGTTGAAATTTTGTCAACTTATCTACTATTTGGTCAACCGCACGTAAAAATGGGTCAACGTGTTACGGAGTATTGGGAGAATCGTTGAGAAATATTACCCACTTATCCGTAATATTACAAAACCTCATCGACAAGTGACACTTCCTCAATTCGTTCGGCTTGATGGTTACCTTAGAGGAACGGCGTCTTGCGCAGACGTATACTGTTTCAGAATTTGGACGTGGACGTGTTGCATGCCCTCGAAATGATGTGGATCTTCTTGATCAAATCATATTAGATGTGATGCCAAACCATGAACAACGGATCAAACTTAGTCAGGCTGTTTACAGAAAAACGTATAACTTTTATCACGGTATGTATCTAACATTCTGTACTGAATGTATGACAAGGTCTCTCCTTGAATCTTCCTTGAAATCTCGATAATACCTACCAGTCATGGTTCAGTTCTTCAAATTGGAGGACAAGTACAATTAATTAAATCGAAATTCTAAAAGGGAGGCTTTCATGATTAGTCCAAGATTGTCCGACTACTGCACATTTATAATCACATTTATTGTAAAGTATAAACTTGTTTCTGATATATCATCcaccaatttgaaaaataggcTAACTTATACTGTAATAAACCGATTCTATTGAATGactctttgtttttcacagaaaataacttgaaatttataagTACCTAAGCGATGACATTGTTATGTTAAACAATACGGCAAGTTAGAGAGTTTATAAGTTTTGAAAGAATGCTGAAGAAATTAATGAGGATTTCCAAAAACACAAACTTGAACAAGAACTACTGCTTGTCTAGAAATATCTGTCCATGTGCGGTCTTACCAGAAACTTAGGATGCAAAGgtaaagttataaaaataggACTCATTGAGAACAAACCTTgttaattgatttgaaaaaagtaatgaaaaccAGTCGAAGGTTTAGAGATGACTGATGGAGGTGTCCAGTAAAATTTGAGTTATTCAGTCTATTGTGTGAAAAACT from Diprion similis isolate iyDipSimi1 chromosome 12, iyDipSimi1.1, whole genome shotgun sequence encodes the following:
- the LOC124413138 gene encoding proteasome subunit alpha type-3: MSSIGTGYDLSASQFSPDGRVFQVEYAQKAVENSGTVIGLRGKDGVVFAVEKLVTSKLYEPGANKRLFNIDNHVGMAVSGLSSDARQIAETARTEAASYRAQYGLGIPLKYLNDRVSMYMHAYTLYSAVRPYGCSVIIGAYEADGPAMYMIDPSGVSYGYYGCAIGKAKQSAKTEIEKLKLADMSCKDLIREAARIIYLLHDELKDKQFELEMSWVGNHTNGRHERVPFEIKAEAETKARQAMDEDSDSDTEDM